One genomic window of Mustela erminea isolate mMusErm1 chromosome 13, mMusErm1.Pri, whole genome shotgun sequence includes the following:
- the LOC116571863 gene encoding myosin regulatory light chain 12B — MSSKKAKTKTTKKRPQRATSNVFAMFDQSQIQEFKEAFNMIDQNRDGFIDKEDLHDMLASLGKNPTDAYLEAMMNEAPGPINFTMFLTMFGEKLNGTDPEDVIRNAFACFDEEATGTIQEDYLRELLTTMGDRFTDEEVDELYREAPIDKKGNFNYIEFTRILKHGAKDKDD, encoded by the exons ATGTCGAGCAAAAAGGCAAAGACCAAGACCACCAAGAAGCGCCCCCAGCGCGCAACATCCAACGTATTCGCCATGTTTGACCAGTCACAGATTCAGGAGTTCAAAGAGGCCTTCAACATGATTGATCAGAACAGAGATGGTTTCATTGACAAGGAGGATTTGCATGATATGCTTGCTTCTCTAG GGAAGAATCCAACCGATGCATACCTTGAGGCCATGATGAATGAGGCTCCAGGGCCCATAAATTTTACCATGTTCCTCACGATGTTTGGTGAGAAGTTAAATGGCACAGATCCAGAAGATGTCATCAGAAACGCTTTTGCATGCTTTGATGAAGAAGCAACTG GCACCATCCAGGAAGATTACCTGAGAGAGCTGCTGACAACCATGGGAGATCGGTTTACAGACGAGGAGGTGGATGAGCTGTACAGAGAAGCGCCTATCgacaaaaagggaaatttcaaTTATATCGAATTCACGCGCATCCTTAAACATGGAGCAAAAGACAAAGATGATTGA